Within Salarias fasciatus chromosome 15, fSalaFa1.1, whole genome shotgun sequence, the genomic segment TaggaaaattaagcacatacgtTGTCGGTATGTTaacatttaatattaaagtttatttaggcttttttttttcttttttctgattcgcggggcggcgccggagcaattctgtcggcagaccttctcctccctccagacagtctgttGTCTCCGTCCACGAGATTTTCACTCTGGTGTGTGGAGCGATCAGGCTTGAGCTCccttcacttttaccgtcatattttgttttctgtggcgctctggcgcatgcgtatacCGGCGCGACCTGTGGTtctcttctccacctccaccataGCATTTATCTCATTCAGATGTTTCACTTTATCCTCTCACTTCTTGGTTTTTCCTGTACATTCTTAGATTTCAGCAGAGTTAAACTCTATGACTTTGGTGCTAGCAGTGATGCTCACCATGTTTTGTTGAAACTCTAACTTGAAGTCCACCATCATATCTTGAAGAGTGCAGATTACTTGTAAAATTGCAGCGTTTTGGTCTGCGTCAGAACGGGAGGTGATTTCGAAGACAAGGTTAAGCTGTTTTTCTTGCCCGTGATGTTTGTTCCCATGTCTTCAGGCCTGCAGTAATGGTGTGGGAAGAGTGCAGGTCTTAATTGAGCATTTTTAGGATTTTGCTGTACAAGATGTTTATCGTACGTCTGTTGCCTCCGCCATTTTGCCCAGCCAGCTGTGATGAGGTCGAGGGTTGTCAACATTAAAAAATCTTTCTGCATGTGTAATCTGTTACACCAGGGGTGTCCAACCAGTCGATTCAGTGCTCTGGAATTGATGTGGAGATTGTCAGAATAACTTTTCACACTGTTTGTCTTTCACTCAGCGCTACACAGCATCCATGTGATTCCATTACCAGCCTGGCAGATTCAGATGTGGGAGAATGGACCAAGACTACGTTGGGCTGACTGAGACTTTCGAGGTAGGTAGCAAGCTTTaaaggcccagtttacatgggtgtttttttttctctcaatcaGATTGAAAACAATGGTATTGAATGCAGAAGCGCTCCACGTTAAATCCTCGTATACAAAGGCCCCGGCTGAAGTGCATTGTATGGCTTCCTCTCAAATGGACCTGTGACATGCGCATAAGTTCTCTGACGGAATTTTCAGATTCTGATCTGTAGCTTTGCTGTTGGCAGTCCTCGGCGTcaagcagagtgtttttatctgctggatatctgctcaaacagTGTTTAAACATCTCCATTCTACGCTGCTCGAAGAGCGAGTGCTCTCCTGGCTGGCCTCCGTCCTGCGGGGCTCCACTCTGCTCTCCCGGCTGGCGTCCCGGTGTTTTGCCGAGTTATACACCATCAGCTGGCCTCCGTCAGTCTTTGAACATCTCGCTGTTGAGCAATTTGCAGGCTCTCCAGCGTTTACGCTCTCAGggttttcattattatttatttatgaaaagtttttctcaaccaccgtccagtttttctgcatgtgtTTGACTTTCGCAATTCTTACTTCCTGTTTATTGCACACATCATTACGTCACTttgtacgagggaacgcatgcgcagAGCGAATAAACCGTCCGGACAATCCTCTCCACTGTGAGAACTGTCACCTCCAGATGCCTCAGCACTGTCAccgcctgctgctctccacattGTACTGTCTCATAGTTTTTTCATTTGACACGGCCGCTGCTGCAGGGTTCGCTCGCTGGCTGTTTAGGCGGCGTGATGATGAGGCCCGAACCtcggtcgccccctggtggttggctgattgttggatttagaaagtgcttgatttgacatgCAACAGAGCCcgctttttcaattttaaaacaaTCATGTAAATTTAATCGCGGCAGCCAAAATTGTGATTCGATTAATTACGTCACTACGTGACTACGTGAGGGAACGCATACGCAGAGCGAATATACCGTCCGTACAGTCCTCCCCACTGTGAGAACGGTTTATATGAGGTTCAAGCAGACAATCAGTTGGCATCGACTACATCGTACCTCGAAgtggatccactcaggtgttcatgtaacacatttacaatccgctttATCTCGCAATCCAATTATTAAGAGGATTTTTTTGGCCCATGTTAATGTGCTGAAAGACTGTATTTTCATACTTGTAGATATGCATACAAAGTTCTTGTAAATGTTAGACTTTAAcctttggagttttttttactttacacaaataaatgtttttcttcagtagTATTAACAATGTCCAACACTATTCCTGGAGACCCTCTGCCCTGCATGTTTGACTTTTCTCccagcttcaacacacctgaatgcatTGAAAGGCTCATTACTGGGCTGTGTTCAGTGCTTAGTGATGACGGAATCCTTCGATtttggtgtgttgaagcagggagaaagCTAAGATGTGCAGGACATTGGCTCTCCAGGGTTAGACAAACCTGATTTATGTGATTCAATTCAAAATTCTTTCTTTGACTGAGAATTCAGATCAGAAAATGTTGTGAAATTCTTATGTGGTGTAAAATGCGAAGCAAAATTATTCCTGCTATATTCTTGacaaggttttttctttgctcaaATACAGGCACAGAAGAAATAGAAGATCTTTGGGATCAATGGAGATGGAAGAGGAAATTCACTGTCTCAAGGACAGAGGAAAAGTCAACGCAGACACAGTATGGCAATGGCGAATTTTTCATGCAAAGAAATATTCAACACATCCAGATCCATTCTTTTACAGTAATAAAATCGGACTGAATTTTAATGTTGCCTCCAGCTCTCACCCAAAACTGAATTCACCATTTGTGCCAAATGGCGTCATACTTGAGGTGTGTGAATTTGCTCGAACCATCAATAAGAGTCGCATGCACTTCATCCCAAACATTCTGGAAAACAATTTTGATCTTGGATTTGAGAATGATCAACAGCGGATGGATTTCACTGCTCAAATTCAGCACAAGCTGGAAGACTTGATCCGAAACCCTCTGAAAGATAAAAATgaagtttttgctcttttcgACACCTGGAAGACAGAATGTAGCAATAATGGACTGAACAAGGCAACAAGGACACACAAACCTCAGAGTTTCTTCATGGAAATTGAGAATATAAGTGAACTTGAACAATTATTGAAATGTTCCTCggaaaaagagacagaagagatATCAGCATCACACACGGATGGCGGTGATCAGAAAGATAACACTGATTGTtcaggaggagaaatgaaagaagTCGTCAGTGAGGACAttcctttgttgttgttcactTCTTGTGAAAACATTGGTTTGAAGCTTGGCACGGGGACGAAACAAAGTCTTGATCCAGGCTTGTTAACAGAGAGAGTgatgttggagttgttggattTTGCACGAGTCTTGActgcctccttcacctccattGTCGTCAGTGTGTTGGAGCATAATTTTGAGCTTGATCTGAAAAGTCAAGAGAGAAGGAATGAAGTGTGGTTATTGATATCACAGATGCTAAAAAGGGGGAAACAAATTGCTTCCAGTAACACAAACTTCATCCCAGAGTTTGAAAATGAGCCTTTTTTCTTTGAGAGAAACCCATTAAAGAGAGCCTACGTACCAGCACTGTCGACAGTGGAAACCCTTCTGTCagaagagacaaagagacaaaagCTGGATTTCAGTGCTTCTCAGGAAAAGATGCCTCCTTCAGTCACAAAGTGCATCATGAGGAAGGACCAAGGACAACTGGATGAAAATGTAAACGGGAAAAGTCTCTCTCACATCAATGAGTTGTGTTCAAgtacagaagaggaagatgagcaTTGCCACATGTGCCCAGAAGACGAGACACTCCAAAATATTCCAAATAAATCTGACATGAACCATGAGGAAATGGAAGCAGAGACCAACATGTGGAAGTTTCGTTCcaattatgtgaaaaaaatccTACTTGCGCTCAACAACAAGCTTTGCTTAGACCGGCGAGGTGGAACATTGGAGTTTGACATTGGATGTCGACCCCCCAGAAACGCCAGTCCAAAACAATTGACATCTTCTGTTCTGTACAAAGTTGTTCATTTTGCATTAGCAATGAGTTCATCCCAGCAGAATGTCCTTGTGGATATTCTAGAATACAACTTTAACTTAGGCTTGCAGAGAGAATAccagaaaataacatttacatGTGAAGTCATGAAAAGAGTACAGGAATTATTGGCCCGTGATGACAGAgataacattttgaaagaggtGTTTGTTTTGCCAGGTTCTCTGTCATTGAGTAATGTGAAGTGTGAGAGTGATGACAGTGTTGATTCTGAACCTGAAACTTCACAGACAGCTTCAGACCTTTATCCATTCTGCAAGAAGATTGGTTTGAAGCTCAATGTGAGTTTCTGTCACCCAGATAAAAAGCTAGAACTCCACAAACTGACAAACGGAGCAATGATTGAGGTTGTAAACTTTGCAGAAAAATTGTGTGGAAGCTACGAGCAGATTTGTGTTGATGTCTTGCGGCACAACTTTGATCTTGATTCACAGATATCAGATTCTGATCTTGCTCAAAATATTCTTTCACAGGTTCCTTTTGCCATTGAGGAAACTAATCTTCgatgttttttcaaaaaaactcAGCTTGCAACCAGAATTGATTTAAATGTCATGGACTCTCAGAGGAACACATCTTCACAAACATGTACTGTGAGTTCAGTTAAAGCAGAGATGAACCAGAGTGCAAGTCAACCCGGTGACGTTGAAGCACAAAATGATCCAGAGTTGGTGTTGTGGAAACTCCGAGCCAACCAAGTTCAGCAAATCCTCTCAGTGCCCCACGGCGACCAGTGTCCACTTTACTCTTACAGCAGATGTAAGACATTAGGCATTGATTTTGATGTAGGATCTGGATTGAAACGTCGTCTTGATCCAAAACTGTTGACCAATGGCATCATGTGTGAAATTGTATCTCTTGCCACAAAACTTGGGTCATCCACAATGGATTTCATGACAGAGATTATGAAGTATAATTTCAATTTGCACTTCAACAATGTGCTTCACCGCAAAGCTTTTGCAAATGCACTTCATCAGAGAATGATTGAAATGAATTTTAGGAAGCCCACAATCATGCTTCTGAAATCCCTTTTTGAGCTGCCCGATGAGAAATTCATTCATGAAGTTGAACCGTTTGTCTTCAAAGGTCAACAGAATGGTTACCTTTGTCCTGCCAATTGTTCACATACTGTGACGAATGTTGCCTCTGCTGTTGCAAACAACGAGGAAAAGAAGTCTGCAGTTGCTCCAATGTCCACTTTCCCAGCAACAGAGGTGATAACAAAGCAATACCGTCGCTCCAAGAAAGCAGGTTTAAGCCTGTGTGTGGATAACGCTCACCCAAAGGTTAAACTGGACAAATATGCACTGACATGTGGTGTTGTGCAGGATGTGTACAGCTTTTCTAAAAAACTTTGTGGAACAAAGTTGAGAATTGTTAATGATATTCTTCAACACAACTTCGACTTGGACCATCAGAGTCATGTGGAAAATAttgcttttcattttatcaGCAGACTCAGGTTATACAGTGGAGAGCCTCACTGGTTTAATGAAGTCTTTGACATGAAGCCCAACCCTAGAGAATTTAAATTGAAAGAACCACCTCCTGTGCTAAGTAGTGAAAGGAGGGAATCATCTCAAAGAAGGAAACAGGTAATGCAAAAAGCGAAGGAACTGATTGCTCAGAGACAACAAGCAAAacagatggaggaaaacatcagTTCTCATCGCAGTGATTTGAGCACCAGTCAGTCAGGAAAAGACTACATGTGCCCTGTGGAAGAGGAAAGAGATTCAGAAAATGATGTGGATGCTCATCAGTGTGTCAGTCAAGCCAGGTGGGACTTTTCCAGTGGAGCACAGATGAATGATGTGGGTAAACATCACCTCACCACCAGTAATGCTGCATCGACTTTGAATGGAAACACATCTATGAGGCCACAAAGTCAGCCAGATGAAAGCCACTTGGCaggtgatgatgaagaggaacaTGTTCCAAGAAATTTGCCAAATGGTTGTATCATAGACCAAGAAATGGATCCAGAGCTCAAAATGTGGAAATTGCGTGCCAACCGTGTGAGGCAAATCCTCCCATTTGTGAAAAGGATGTCCGTTCAGATCTTCAGTTGTAAACGTGTCACTGTGGAGTTTGATGTTGGCTTTCAACCTAAAAGAAACTTGAGTCCTGATCATTTGACCAACTTTGCGCTTTTTTGCATTGCTCTGTTTGCCCTTGAGATGAATGCATCCCAAGAAGAATTCATGATGGAGATTCTTAAAAATAACTTTGACTTACACTTAAACAACGACAGTGAGAAATCGTTTGCAAGTGAAGTCATAAAACAAGTAAGAGAGCTTGTTAACTGTGGGGAAGCAGCTAAAGACTTAAAAGAGGTGTTTCGACTTCCAGGCTTTGTGTCATTCAGTGATTTGAACCATCAGACCAGCAGCAGTATTGAATCTGAACCACACCCCACATCAGAAGAATGTGATGTTTCTCCGATGGCTGCTCCAAGTCTGTCTGCTGAAAATGAACTGAGCACAGCGACTGAAACTTCTCAGAACAATGTGGATCTTTACCCATTCTGCAACGACATTGGTTTGAAGCTCACCGTATGTGGCTGTCAACCAAACCAAAAACTTGATGTTAACAAACTCACCAAAGGAGCAATGATTGAAGTTTTGACTTTTGCAGAAAAATTGTGTGGAAGCTACGAGCAGATTTGTGTTGATGTCCTGAGGCACAACTTTGATCTGGATTTGCAAGATGCAGATTCAGATCTGGCAAGAAAAGTTCTTGAACAGGTTCCTCTTGTTATTGCACAAATAAATGTTGAGAACAATTTCAAAAAATTTACATCCCGAGGAAAATTTAACCCAATTGACATAAACTGCCGGAACAGTCCAAGTTCAGAATCATGCAATACTGGCTCCATCAAAGCAAATATTGACCACAGTATGATTATCCACAGTGACATTAAAGTGCAAAATGACCCAGATTTACTGCTGTGGAGACTACGAGCAAATCGTATTCAGGAGATACTCTCTGTGCCTCATGGAGAACAATGCCCGTTTTACCCATACAAGAGATGTGTGAAATCAGGCATTGACTTTAATGTAGGATCTGGACTGAAACGTAATCTTGATCCAAAGCTGTTGACCAATGGTATCATGAGTGAACTTTGTACTTTCTCTGGGGCACTGCTGTCATCTGTAAAGCATTTCATAACAGAAATATGGGAGTACAATTTTCATCTAAATTTCAAAGGTGAGTTGCATCGCAGTGCCTTCACCCAGCAATCtgtgaaatcacaaaaaatgttttctcgACAGGCAATCTTACGCCAGCTGTATGAGTTGCCTGATCCAACCTGCATAAAGGAAAAAGCTCCATGTTGCCGTAAATGCTACCAAGATCGACAAGACGATCCTGGCAACGTGACATGTAGTCGTCCACATATCATGACTGACCAAGCCACTGCTGATGCTCACTGCCCAGAACGAAAAACTTACGAGGCTCCAATCGCTACTTTCCCAGCAACTGAGATTCTAACGAAACCCTACCGTTCCTGTGCGGCTGTAGGACTAAGCCTGTGTGTGGACAGAAATTACCCAAGAGGCAAACTGGACCAGCGTGTGCTGACTAAAGCAGTTCAGAAGGAGATTGAGTTATTTGCCACAAGACTGTGTGGAACAAGATTGAAGAACGTCAGTGACATACTTGAACACAATTTCCAATTGGGCATGCCTGATCAAGTTCCAACTCTGACACATCAGTATTGCACCAGAGTAAGACCAGATGCTGGAGAACCCATGTGGTTTGATGAAGTGGTCCACTTGGAGTTACTTTCTCCCAAAGACAATTACCAAAAGAAAGACGTGTCTGTTGATCAGCGACATGAAAGGAAGGAAACCCTCAAAAGGAGACAACTGGATATGCAAGCAAAgaagaaacagaggaaaggTCCAGTTGTAAAAATCCCATATCAGAGGACAAATATAAACATGGATCCCTATCCCATTTGCAGAGAAATCGGTCTGGACTTAGAAGTGTCATCACAgtctggagaaaaagaaaaactgga encodes:
- the LOC115402290 gene encoding uncharacterized protein LOC115402290, yielding MEMEEEIHCLKDRGKVNADTVWQWRIFHAKKYSTHPDPFFYSNKIGLNFNVASSSHPKLNSPFVPNGVILEVCEFARTINKSRMHFIPNILENNFDLGFENDQQRMDFTAQIQHKLEDLIRNPLKDKNEVFALFDTWKTECSNNGLNKATRTHKPQSFFMEIENISELEQLLKCSSEKETEEISASHTDGGDQKDNTDCSGGEMKEVVSEDIPLLLFTSCENIGLKLGTGTKQSLDPGLLTERVMLELLDFARVLTASFTSIVVSVLEHNFELDLKSQERRNEVWLLISQMLKRGKQIASSNTNFIPEFENEPFFFERNPLKRAYVPALSTVETLLSEETKRQKLDFSASQEKMPPSVTKCIMRKDQGQLDENVNGKSLSHINELCSSTEEEDEHCHMCPEDETLQNIPNKSDMNHEEMEAETNMWKFRSNYVKKILLALNNKLCLDRRGGTLEFDIGCRPPRNASPKQLTSSVLYKVVHFALAMSSSQQNVLVDILEYNFNLGLQREYQKITFTCEVMKRVQELLARDDRDNILKEVFVLPGSLSLSNVKCESDDSVDSEPETSQTASDLYPFCKKIGLKLNVSFCHPDKKLELHKLTNGAMIEVVNFAEKLCGSYEQICVDVLRHNFDLDSQISDSDLAQNILSQVPFAIEETNLRCFFKKTQLATRIDLNVMDSQRNTSSQTCTVSSVKAEMNQSASQPGDVEAQNDPELVLWKLRANQVQQILSVPHGDQCPLYSYSRCKTLGIDFDVGSGLKRRLDPKLLTNGIMCEIVSLATKLGSSTMDFMTEIMKYNFNLHFNNVLHRKAFANALHQRMIEMNFRKPTIMLLKSLFELPDEKFIHEVEPFVFKGQQNGYLCPANCSHTVTNVASAVANNEEKKSAVAPMSTFPATEVITKQYRRSKKAGLSLCVDNAHPKVKLDKYALTCGVVQDVYSFSKKLCGTKLRIVNDILQHNFDLDHQSHVENIAFHFISRLRLYSGEPHWFNEVFDMKPNPREFKLKEPPPVLSSERRESSQRRKQVMQKAKELIAQRQQAKQMEENISSHRSDLSTSQSGKDYMCPVEEERDSENDVDAHQCVSQARWDFSSGAQMNDVGKHHLTTSNAASTLNGNTSMRPQSQPDESHLAGDDEEEHVPRNLPNGCIIDQEMDPELKMWKLRANRVRQILPFVKRMSVQIFSCKRVTVEFDVGFQPKRNLSPDHLTNFALFCIALFALEMNASQEEFMMEILKNNFDLHLNNDSEKSFASEVIKQVRELVNCGEAAKDLKEVFRLPGFVSFSDLNHQTSSSIESEPHPTSEECDVSPMAAPSLSAENELSTATETSQNNVDLYPFCNDIGLKLTVCGCQPNQKLDVNKLTKGAMIEVLTFAEKLCGSYEQICVDVLRHNFDLDLQDADSDLARKVLEQVPLVIAQINVENNFKKFTSRGKFNPIDINCRNSPSSESCNTGSIKANIDHSMIIHSDIKVQNDPDLLLWRLRANRIQEILSVPHGEQCPFYPYKRCVKSGIDFNVGSGLKRNLDPKLLTNGIMCELYTFATELESSMKHFMTEILEYNFNLHFNSCGGTALLLL